One window of Salmo trutta unplaced genomic scaffold, fSalTru1.1, whole genome shotgun sequence genomic DNA carries:
- the LOC115190197 gene encoding uncharacterized protein LOC115190197 isoform X2, whose translation MEQNSSDLTGRSESDLTGRSESHLTGRSESHLTGRSESHLTGRSESHLTGRSESHLTGRSESDLTGRSESHLTGRSESHLTGRSESHLTGRSESHLTGRSESDLTGRSESDLTGRSESDLTGRSESHLTGRSESDREVRITPYREVRITPYREVRITPYREVRITPYREVRIRPYREVRITPYREVRIRPYREVRITPYREVRIRPYREVRITPYREVRITPYREVRIRPYREVRITPYREVRITPYREVRIRQGGQNHTLQGGQNQTGRSESDREVRITIYREVRIRQGGQNQTGRSESDREV comes from the exons ATGGAGCAAAACTCATCAGACCTTACAGGGAGGTCAGAATCAGACCTTACAGGGAGGTCAGAATCACACCTTACAGGGAGGTCAGAATCACACCTTACAGGGAGGTCAGAATCACACCTTACAGGGAGGTCAGAATCACACCTTACAGGGAGGTCAGAATCACACCTTACAGGGAGGTCAGAATCAGACCTTACAGGGAGGTCAGAATCACACCTTACAGGGAG GTCAGAATCACACCTTACAGGGAGGTCAGAATCACACCTTACAGGGAGGTCAGAATCACACCTTACAGGGAGGTCAGAATCAGACCTTACAGGGAGGTCAGAATCAGACCTTACAGGGAGGTCAGAATCAGACCTTACAGGGAGGTCAGAATCACACCTTACAGGGAGGTCAGAATCAGACAGGGAGGTCAGAATCACACCTTACAGGGAGGTCAGAATCACACCTTACAGGGAGGTCAGAATCACACCTTACAGGGAGGTCAGAATCACACCTTACAGGGAGGTCAGAATCAGACCTTACAGGGAGGTCAGAATCACACCTTACAGGGAGGTCAGAATCAGACCTTACAGGGAGGTCAGAATCACACCTTACAGGGAGGTCAGAATCAGACCTTACAGGGAGGTCAGAATCACACCTTACAGGGAGGTCAGAATCACACCTTACAGGGAGGTCAGAATCAGACCTTACAGGGAGGTCAGAATCACACCTTACAGGGAGGTCAGAATCACACCTTACAGGGAGGTCAGAATCAGACAGGGAGGTCAGAATCACACCTTACAGGGAG GTCAGAATCAGACAGGGAGGTCAGAATCAGACAGGGAGGTCAGAATCACAATTTATAGGGAAGTCAGAATCAGACAGGGAGGTCAGAATCAGACAGGGAGGTCAGAATCAGACAGGGAGGTCTGA
- the LOC115190197 gene encoding uncharacterized protein LOC115190197 isoform X1 → MEQNSSDLTGRSESDLTGRSESHLTGRSESHLTGRSESHLTGRSESHLTGRSESHLTGRSESDLTGRSESHLTGRSESHLTGRSESHLTGRSESHLTGRSESDLTGRSESDLTGRSESDLTGRSESHLTGRSESDREVRITPYREVRITPYREVRITPYREVRITPYREVRIRPYREVRITPYREVRIRPYREVRITPYREVRIRPYREVRITPYREVRITPYREVRIRPYREVRITPYREVRITPYREVRIRQGGQNHTLQGGQNHTLQGGQNQTGRSESDREVRITIYREVRIRQGGQNQTGRSESDREV, encoded by the exons ATGGAGCAAAACTCATCAGACCTTACAGGGAGGTCAGAATCAGACCTTACAGGGAGGTCAGAATCACACCTTACAGGGAGGTCAGAATCACACCTTACAGGGAGGTCAGAATCACACCTTACAGGGAGGTCAGAATCACACCTTACAGGGAGGTCAGAATCACACCTTACAGGGAGGTCAGAATCAGACCTTACAGGGAGGTCAGAATCACACCTTACAGGGAG GTCAGAATCACACCTTACAGGGAGGTCAGAATCACACCTTACAGGGAGGTCAGAATCACACCTTACAGGGAGGTCAGAATCAGACCTTACAGGGAGGTCAGAATCAGACCTTACAGGGAGGTCAGAATCAGACCTTACAGGGAGGTCAGAATCACACCTTACAGGGAGGTCAGAATCAGACAGGGAGGTCAGAATCACACCTTACAGGGAGGTCAGAATCACACCTTACAGGGAGGTCAGAATCACACCTTACAGGGAGGTCAGAATCACACCTTACAGGGAGGTCAGAATCAGACCTTACAGGGAGGTCAGAATCACACCTTACAGGGAGGTCAGAATCAGACCTTACAGGGAGGTCAGAATCACACCTTACAGGGAGGTCAGAATCAGACCTTACAGGGAGGTCAGAATCACACCTTACAGGGAGGTCAGAATCACACCTTACAGGGAGGTCAGAATCAGACCTTACAGGGAGGTCAGAATCACACCTTACAGGGAGGTCAGAATCACACCTTACAGGGAGGTCAGAATCAGACAGGGAGGTCAGAATCACACCTTACAGGGAG GTCAGAATCACACCTTACAGGGAGGTCAGAATCAGACAGGGAGGTCAGAATCAGACAGGGAGGTCAGAATCACAATTTATAGGGAAGTCAGAATCAGACAGGGAGGTCAGAATCAGACAGGGAGGTCAGAATCAGACAGGGAGGTCTGA
- the LOC115190197 gene encoding S-antigen protein-like isoform X3: protein MDYFCYGAKLIRPYREVRIRPYREVRITPYREVRITPYREVRITPYREVRITPYREVRITPYREVRIRPYREVRITPYREVRITPYREVRITPYREVRITPYREVRIRPYREVRIRPYREVRIRPYREVRITPYREVRIRQGGQNHTLQGGQNHTLQGGQNHTLQGGQNHTLQGGQNQTLQGGQNHTLQGGQNQTLQGGQNHTLQGGQNQTLQGGQNHTLQGGQNHTLQGGQNQTLQGGQNHTLQGGQNHTLQGGQNHTLQGGQNQTGRSESDREVRITIYREVRIRQGGQNQTGRSESDREV, encoded by the exons ATGGATTATTTTTGTTATGGAGCAAAACTCATCAGACCTTACAGGGAGGTCAGAATCAGACCTTACAGGGAGGTCAGAATCACACCTTACAGGGAGGTCAGAATCACACCTTACAGGGAGGTCAGAATCACACCTTACAGGGAGGTCAGAATCACACCTTACAGGGAGGTCAGAATCACACCTTACAGGGAGGTCAGAATCAGACCTTACAGGGAGGTCAGAATCACACCTTACAGGGAG GTCAGAATCACACCTTACAGGGAGGTCAGAATCACACCTTACAGGGAGGTCAGAATCACACCTTACAGGGAGGTCAGAATCAGACCTTACAGGGAGGTCAGAATCAGACCTTACAGGGAGGTCAGAATCAGACCTTACAGGGAGGTCAGAATCACACCTTACAGGGAGGTCAGAATCAGACAGGGAGGTCAGAATCACACCTTACAGGGAGGTCAGAATCACACCTTACAGGGAGGTCAGAATCACACCTTACAGGGAGGTCAGAATCACACCTTACAGGGAGGTCAGAATCAGACCTTACAGGGAGGTCAGAATCACACCTTACAGGGAGGTCAGAATCAGACCTTACAGGGAGGTCAGAATCACACCTTACAGGGAGGTCAGAATCAGACCTTACAGGGAGGTCAGAATCACACCTTACAGGGAGGTCAGAATCACACCTTACAGGGAGGTCAGAATCAGACCTTACAGGGAGGTCAGAATCACACCTTACAGGGAGGTCAGAATCACACCTTACAGGGAG GTCAGAATCACACCTTACAGGGAGGTCAGAATCAGACAGGGAGGTCAGAATCAGACAGGGAGGTCAGAATCACAATTTATAGGGAAGTCAGAATCAGACAGGGAGGTCAGAATCAGACAGGGAGGTCAGAATCAGACAGGGAGGTCTGA
- the LOC115190197 gene encoding uncharacterized protein LOC115190197 isoform X4 yields the protein MDYFCYGAKLIRPYREVRIRPYREVRITPYREVRITPYREVRITPYREVRITPYREVRITPYREVRIRPYREVRITPYREVRITPYREVRITPYREVRITPYREVRIRPYREVRIRPYREVRIRPYREVRITPYREVRITPYREVRITPYREVRITPYREVRIRPYREVRITPYREVRIRPYREVRITPYREVRIRPYREVRITPYREVRITPYREVRIRPYREVRITPYREVRITPYREVRIRQGGQNHTLQGGQNHTLQGGQNQTGRSESDREVRITIYREVRIRQGGQNQTGRSESDREV from the exons ATGGATTATTTTTGTTATGGAGCAAAACTCATCAGACCTTACAGGGAGGTCAGAATCAGACCTTACAGGGAGGTCAGAATCACACCTTACAGGGAGGTCAGAATCACACCTTACAGGGAGGTCAGAATCACACCTTACAGGGAGGTCAGAATCACACCTTACAGGGAGGTCAGAATCACACCTTACAGGGAGGTCAGAATCAGACCTTACAGGGAGGTCAGAATCACACCTTACAGGGAG GTCAGAATCACACCTTACAGGGAGGTCAGAATCACACCTTACAGGGAGGTCAGAATCACACCTTACAGGGAGGTCAGAATCAGACCTTACAGGGAGGTCAGAATCAGACCTTACAGGGAGGTCAGAATCAGACCTTACAGGGAGGTCAGAATCACACCTTACAGGGAG GTCAGAATCACACCTTACAGGGAGGTCAGAATCACACCTTACAGGGAGGTCAGAATCACACCTTACAGGGAGGTCAGAATCAGACCTTACAGGGAGGTCAGAATCACACCTTACAGGGAGGTCAGAATCAGACCTTACAGGGAGGTCAGAATCACACCTTACAGGGAGGTCAGAATCAGACCTTACAGGGAGGTCAGAATCACACCTTACAGGGAGGTCAGAATCACACCTTACAGGGAGGTCAGAATCAGACCTTACAGGGAGGTCAGAATCACACCTTACAGGGAGGTCAGAATCACACCTTACAGGGAGGTCAGAATCAGACAGGGAGGTCAGAATCACACCTTACAGGGAG GTCAGAATCACACCTTACAGGGAGGTCAGAATCAGACAGGGAGGTCAGAATCAGACAGGGAGGTCAGAATCACAATTTATAGGGAAGTCAGAATCAGACAGGGAGGTCAGAATCAGACAGGGAGGTCAGAATCAGACAGGGAGGTCTGA